The following are encoded in a window of Ruficoccus amylovorans genomic DNA:
- the ric gene encoding iron-sulfur cluster repair di-iron protein — MTNLNAQTTVGELVRERPARSRVFEQHRIDYCCGGKRPLAQVCAERSLDLDKILSELQASDQADARFVDADTMRLTELAEHIVATHHAYLREEMPRLDFMTRKVAAVHGDTEPRLRQIREVYVAFQEELTAHMMKEEQILFPMIREIETATAAPQFHCGSLANPIAQMESEHDSAGDALAQFRSLTDDYTPPEWACNTFRALYDALAALEQNMHQHVHKENNVLFPKALRREAELTNPALA, encoded by the coding sequence ATGACCAACCTTAACGCCCAAACCACTGTCGGCGAACTCGTGCGGGAGCGTCCCGCCCGTTCGCGCGTCTTTGAACAACACCGCATCGACTATTGCTGCGGCGGCAAGCGCCCGCTGGCCCAAGTCTGCGCCGAGCGCAGTCTCGACCTCGACAAAATCCTGAGCGAGCTTCAGGCCTCAGATCAGGCGGACGCGCGCTTCGTGGACGCCGATACCATGCGGCTGACCGAACTGGCCGAGCACATCGTGGCCACACACCACGCCTACCTGCGCGAGGAAATGCCGCGCCTCGATTTCATGACGCGCAAGGTGGCCGCCGTCCACGGCGACACCGAGCCGCGCCTGCGCCAGATACGCGAGGTGTACGTCGCCTTTCAGGAGGAACTGACCGCCCACATGATGAAGGAGGAACAAATCCTCTTCCCCATGATCCGCGAGATTGAAACAGCCACCGCCGCGCCACAGTTCCACTGCGGCTCGCTCGCCAACCCCATCGCGCAGATGGAGAGCGAGCACGACAGCGCGGGTGACGCCCTGGCGCAGTTCCGCTCCCTGACTGACGACTACACGCCGCCCGAGTGGGCTTGCAACACCTTCCGCGCCCTCTATGACGCGCTGGCCGCCCTGGAGCAGAACATGCACCAGCACGTCCACAAGGAAAACAACGTCCTCTTCCCCAAAGCCCTCCGGCGTGAAGCCGAACTGACCAACCCTGCCCTGGCGTAA
- a CDS encoding DUF1858 domain-containing protein: protein MNALNSINSETSLPELFRALPEARTVFNRYGLRGCGGAHGPAESLGLFASAHGVALDELIAQIRRLADNQQARREAREQLRADAAPRLADAIYRPFFLAAMTVVLTAGAAWGVLLLWKIGLGGSFTGVSVHEVNAHGHAQIMGWVGLFIMGFAYQAFPRMWQVELPAPGLAVVAWLATLAGITMRSTAMMFADSGWALPVHQAGGVLEILAVSAFGAQMLCAFRRSEESFKPYVGFIFAALACFLTQAVYGTWHIDQLLRADNRPDLLAQIATFQAPLRDLQVQGVAMLMIFGVGLRMFPAIFGLPEIPARRSWAALGILLVALGLEMGLFLAYRLTGNHALAAALLLPWLLLPIGAGLIVVPWRLWRPLPVGSERSAKFVRVAFLWLFISFAMLLFLPVYRMVSGIEFSHAYYGAIRHAITVGFISLTIVGMAAKVVPTLCGIEPEKLPRLYWPFILINLGCLFRVVAQIGTDWDPAFFKVIGFSGMLEWTGLAIWAGHLVRVMLGRGRYRQSAEPDWGPAPERIGPDDKVAAALSWFPELEEVFVAHGFGLVKRPVLRRTVARQVSIRQGCRMKGVDPETFLRALNRAVEHRGCSDCCSEH, encoded by the coding sequence ATGAACGCCCTCAACTCCATTAACAGCGAAACCTCGTTGCCCGAATTGTTCCGTGCACTGCCGGAGGCCCGGACCGTTTTTAATCGCTATGGCCTGCGCGGCTGTGGCGGTGCGCATGGCCCGGCGGAGTCGCTCGGGCTCTTCGCTTCCGCCCACGGCGTGGCGCTGGATGAACTGATCGCGCAAATCCGGCGGTTGGCGGACAACCAGCAGGCCCGCCGCGAGGCGCGCGAACAACTACGCGCCGACGCCGCTCCGCGCCTGGCTGATGCCATTTACCGGCCCTTTTTCCTCGCGGCCATGACGGTGGTGCTGACGGCGGGCGCGGCCTGGGGCGTGCTCCTGCTGTGGAAGATCGGCCTCGGCGGCTCCTTCACCGGTGTCTCCGTGCACGAGGTCAACGCCCACGGGCACGCGCAGATCATGGGCTGGGTCGGGCTGTTCATCATGGGCTTCGCCTACCAGGCTTTTCCTCGGATGTGGCAGGTGGAGCTGCCCGCGCCTGGACTGGCCGTGGTCGCCTGGCTGGCCACACTCGCGGGAATCACGATGCGCAGCACCGCCATGATGTTCGCGGACTCGGGCTGGGCGCTGCCCGTCCATCAGGCGGGCGGTGTGCTGGAGATTCTCGCGGTCAGCGCCTTCGGCGCGCAAATGCTGTGCGCGTTCCGTCGCAGTGAGGAGTCGTTCAAGCCCTACGTCGGCTTCATCTTCGCGGCGCTGGCCTGCTTTCTGACGCAGGCGGTTTACGGCACCTGGCACATCGATCAGCTCCTGCGGGCGGACAACCGTCCGGACCTGCTCGCGCAGATTGCGACCTTTCAGGCTCCCTTGCGCGATTTGCAGGTGCAGGGCGTGGCCATGCTCATGATCTTCGGGGTCGGCCTGCGCATGTTTCCCGCTATTTTCGGGCTGCCCGAGATCCCCGCGCGCCGGAGCTGGGCCGCGCTGGGCATCCTGCTGGTCGCGCTCGGGCTGGAAATGGGGCTGTTTCTGGCCTACCGATTGACGGGTAATCACGCCCTGGCGGCGGCTCTCCTGCTGCCGTGGCTGCTGCTCCCGATTGGAGCCGGATTGATCGTGGTGCCCTGGCGTCTGTGGCGTCCACTGCCGGTCGGGTCCGAGCGCAGCGCGAAGTTCGTCCGGGTGGCCTTTTTGTGGCTGTTCATTTCCTTTGCCATGCTGCTCTTCTTACCCGTGTACCGGATGGTGAGCGGGATCGAGTTCAGCCATGCCTACTATGGGGCGATCCGGCACGCTATCACGGTGGGCTTCATCTCGCTGACCATCGTCGGCATGGCGGCCAAGGTCGTGCCCACGCTCTGCGGTATTGAGCCGGAAAAACTGCCGCGCTTGTACTGGCCCTTTATCCTGATCAACCTCGGCTGTCTCTTCCGGGTGGTCGCGCAGATCGGGACCGACTGGGACCCGGCCTTTTTCAAGGTCATCGGCTTCAGCGGCATGCTGGAGTGGACCGGCCTGGCCATCTGGGCCGGGCACCTTGTCCGGGTCATGCTCGGACGGGGCCGCTACCGCCAGTCGGCGGAGCCGGATTGGGGGCCCGCCCCCGAGCGCATCGGCCCGGATGACAAAGTGGCCGCCGCGCTGAGCTGGTTCCCCGAACTGGAGGAGGTCTTCGTCGCTCACGGCTTCGGGTTGGTCAAGCGACCCGTGCTCCGCCGCACCGTCGCCCGCCAGGTGTCGATCCGCCAGGGCTGTCGGATGAAGGGCGTCGATCCGGAAACTTTTCTCCGGGCACTGAACCGGGCAGTCGAGCATCGTGGGTGTTCTGATTGCTGCTCCGAGCATTGA
- a CDS encoding Rrf2 family transcriptional regulator, producing the protein MKLLSDASEYAQRAVVWLAQQPRETFKLREIADGTRAAPGYLIKALQSLAKAGVLSAQRGSNGGFTLIRDPEEISVLEVVNAVDPIQRIRTCPLGLASHGTCLCPMHRRIDDAMAAIEESFGASTIADLLAEKSPSRPLCDALTVDSQA; encoded by the coding sequence ATGAAATTACTCTCCGACGCTTCCGAATACGCCCAGCGGGCCGTCGTCTGGCTGGCCCAGCAGCCGCGCGAAACGTTTAAGCTGCGGGAAATCGCCGACGGCACCCGTGCCGCTCCCGGTTATTTGATCAAGGCCTTGCAAAGCCTGGCCAAGGCCGGGGTGCTCTCGGCCCAGCGCGGCAGCAACGGCGGTTTTACCCTCATCCGCGACCCGGAGGAGATTTCCGTGCTGGAGGTGGTCAACGCGGTCGATCCCATTCAGCGCATCCGCACCTGCCCACTCGGGCTGGCCTCGCACGGCACCTGCCTGTGTCCGATGCACAGGCGCATCGACGACGCCATGGCCGCGATCGAGGAGAGCTTCGGCGCCTCCACCATCGCCGACCTCCTAGCGGAAAAGAGCCCCTCCCGCCCCCTGTGCGACGCGCTCACCGTCGATAGTCAGGCATAG
- a CDS encoding nitric-oxide reductase large subunit, which yields MKKNPYLKLWLVFAAVFIGSFAVLGYYGTEIYRKAPPYPEKIATPDGTVVTTSEQILKGQAVWQSIGGQQLGSVWGHGSYVAPDWSADWLHREILYFAERLSQRSYGKPFAQLTGGERAEIEQAVKDEYRTNTYDATTDTLTVSADRAAAIDAMNRYYAAIFGDAESFDADLKFLADGEMSPPELRDAYAIPAHTVKDADRQAAMNSFFFWAAWACGTERPTDGEVAAGDSDPITYTNNWPPEPLIKNQPSGSVVVWSVLSFVFLLAGVGALAWYYAVAKHREEPNSELPGSDPLLALSPTTSMRATLKYFWVVAALIVVQVILGAITAHYGVEGEGFYGFPLAEWLPYSVTRTWHTQLGIFWIATAWLATGLYMAPAVSGYEPKFQRTGVNLLFVCLLIIVLGTLFGTWYSTRQEMGLTASYWFGHQGLEYVDLGRFWQWFLFVGLFLWLGLMTRAMWPAFRQPGEHKNLLALFLISSLAIAGFYGAGLMYGQGSHYAMIEYWRWWVVHLWVEGFFEVFATVVIAFLFTRMGLLRTGLATAAVLFSCSIFLFGGIIGTFHHLYFTGTPTAVLALGSVFSAMEVVPLVLIGFEAYENLTLSRAKRWVSAYRWPIYFFVAVAFWNLVGAGLFGFLINPPIALYYMQGLNTTPVHGHTALFGVYGMLGIGLTLFCLKGLTQHKQWKTGTLKFAFWTLNWGLALMVLISVLPVGLLQTVASVDHGMWYARSAEFLQGPGMDTLRWLRVIGDTIFAVGILALGWFIAGLHFGWSVRSEDDPAFADEVSATSGH from the coding sequence ATGAAAAAGAATCCCTATTTAAAGCTCTGGCTGGTTTTTGCCGCTGTCTTCATCGGTTCGTTCGCGGTGCTCGGCTATTACGGCACGGAAATCTACCGCAAGGCCCCGCCCTATCCGGAGAAGATCGCCACGCCGGACGGGACCGTCGTCACCACCAGCGAGCAAATCCTAAAGGGGCAAGCTGTCTGGCAGTCTATCGGCGGCCAGCAGCTCGGCAGCGTCTGGGGGCACGGCTCCTATGTGGCCCCGGACTGGTCGGCGGACTGGCTACATCGGGAGATTCTCTACTTCGCCGAACGCCTCTCCCAGCGCAGCTACGGCAAGCCCTTCGCCCAGCTCACCGGCGGTGAACGTGCCGAGATCGAGCAGGCAGTGAAGGACGAATATCGCACCAACACCTACGATGCGACCACCGACACCCTGACCGTTTCCGCTGACCGGGCGGCGGCCATCGACGCCATGAACCGGTACTACGCGGCCATTTTCGGCGATGCCGAGAGCTTTGACGCGGATTTGAAATTCCTGGCGGACGGTGAAATGAGTCCCCCCGAACTGCGCGACGCCTACGCCATCCCCGCTCACACGGTCAAGGACGCCGACCGTCAGGCCGCGATGAACAGCTTTTTCTTCTGGGCTGCCTGGGCCTGCGGTACAGAACGCCCGACCGACGGTGAAGTGGCCGCCGGGGACTCCGATCCCATCACCTACACAAACAACTGGCCTCCTGAGCCGCTCATTAAGAACCAGCCCTCAGGGTCTGTGGTCGTATGGTCGGTGCTGAGCTTTGTCTTCCTGCTGGCCGGGGTCGGCGCGCTGGCCTGGTACTACGCCGTGGCCAAACACCGGGAGGAGCCAAACAGCGAATTACCGGGAAGCGATCCATTGCTGGCCCTGAGCCCCACTACGAGCATGCGGGCCACCCTCAAGTACTTCTGGGTCGTGGCGGCGCTGATCGTCGTCCAGGTAATTCTGGGGGCCATCACCGCGCACTACGGCGTTGAGGGCGAAGGCTTTTACGGCTTTCCGCTGGCGGAGTGGTTGCCCTACTCGGTGACGCGCACCTGGCACACGCAATTGGGTATCTTCTGGATCGCAACCGCCTGGCTGGCGACGGGGCTCTATATGGCCCCGGCGGTCTCCGGCTACGAGCCTAAGTTCCAGCGCACGGGGGTCAACCTGCTCTTTGTCTGCCTGCTCATCATCGTGCTGGGCACACTGTTTGGCACCTGGTACTCGACCCGCCAGGAAATGGGCCTGACGGCCAGCTACTGGTTCGGCCATCAGGGGCTGGAGTACGTGGACCTGGGCCGCTTCTGGCAGTGGTTCCTTTTCGTCGGGCTGTTCCTGTGGCTCGGGTTGATGACCCGCGCCATGTGGCCGGCCTTCCGCCAGCCCGGCGAGCACAAGAACCTGCTCGCGCTCTTTCTCATCAGTTCGCTCGCTATCGCCGGGTTCTACGGCGCGGGCCTGATGTATGGGCAGGGCAGCCACTACGCCATGATCGAATACTGGCGCTGGTGGGTCGTGCACCTCTGGGTCGAAGGCTTCTTTGAAGTGTTCGCCACCGTCGTGATCGCCTTCCTCTTTACCCGGATGGGCCTGCTCAGAACCGGTCTGGCCACCGCCGCCGTGCTCTTCAGTTGCAGTATCTTCCTTTTCGGAGGGATCATCGGCACCTTCCACCACCTGTACTTTACCGGAACGCCAACCGCCGTGCTCGCGCTGGGATCGGTCTTCAGTGCGATGGAAGTCGTGCCGTTGGTACTGATCGGCTTCGAGGCCTACGAAAACCTCACCCTCTCCCGCGCCAAGCGCTGGGTCTCGGCCTACCGCTGGCCCATTTACTTTTTCGTCGCGGTGGCGTTTTGGAACCTGGTGGGCGCGGGGCTGTTCGGCTTCCTTATCAACCCGCCTATCGCCCTGTACTACATGCAGGGGCTCAACACCACGCCCGTACACGGCCATACCGCGCTCTTCGGGGTCTATGGCATGCTCGGCATCGGCCTGACGCTCTTCTGCCTGAAAGGGCTGACGCAGCACAAGCAGTGGAAAACCGGCACGCTCAAGTTCGCCTTCTGGACGCTCAACTGGGGACTGGCCCTGATGGTGTTAATCAGTGTCCTGCCGGTCGGGCTGCTTCAGACCGTGGCCAGCGTGGACCACGGCATGTGGTACGCCCGTTCGGCGGAGTTCCTCCAGGGGCCAGGCATGGACACGCTGCGCTGGCTGCGCGTGATCGGCGACACCATCTTCGCCGTCGGCATCCTGGCACTGGGCTGGTTCATCGCCGGGCTTCACTTCGGCTGGTCGGTTCGTAGCGAGGACGACCCCGCCTTTGCCGACGAAGTTTCCGCTACCTCCGGCCACTGA
- a CDS encoding sulfatase family protein, whose translation MNSLRTPFQSQCGIHPAAILLLSLALLTTSLWAQSESSPGKTSRPNILLIVAEDMSTDINPYRDMPFDTPGIDELADAGAVFENAWAAQASCSPSRASMFTGLYPHAHGQIGLKGRGSRIQPGTPTFMDALRAAGYLTAVTYKLHVEPEPAFDIGPKNTAWGDPEKLAAVAERTMDEAAEQNRPWFLMLNTFDTHGIDNKSASKLKNLWRNQYAGKPADPLTAEELPLPPYLADSEVAAPNPNLMENLAAYYNSVRRVDDLVARALKALDERGLRENTIIIFTSDHGPVWPRGKQMVYEVSLHVPLIVVAPEAEPGSRRTELVSLVDIMPTITELAGGQAPELPSDARSLMRTLSGDAQPRAVMGGEFFQHWGPKGFFPSYAIRTERYKLNHNLYPKWNRPWKEYHDIPFMNALPAGTDEAFATAFRHALRPPEFELYDLESDPWEYRDLSADPRYANVLSELKQQLADWRALTGDPFLDQQVLDQAIALHRETARQTDSLAPAEAQAVLDQMAVDLNALMRTETPIAP comes from the coding sequence ATGAATTCTCTTCGCACCCCCTTCCAAAGCCAGTGTGGTATCCACCCGGCAGCCATACTCCTTCTATCCCTGGCCCTGCTGACGACTTCGCTTTGGGCTCAGAGCGAGTCGAGCCCCGGGAAAACCAGCCGGCCCAACATCCTCCTCATCGTAGCCGAGGATATGAGCACCGACATCAACCCGTATCGGGACATGCCCTTTGACACACCGGGGATTGATGAGCTGGCCGATGCGGGAGCAGTTTTTGAAAACGCCTGGGCCGCACAGGCCAGTTGCAGCCCATCGCGGGCCAGCATGTTCACCGGCCTCTACCCGCACGCACACGGCCAGATCGGGCTCAAGGGCCGGGGAAGCCGCATCCAACCCGGCACACCGACATTCATGGACGCCCTCCGCGCCGCCGGGTACTTGACCGCCGTCACCTACAAGCTGCACGTTGAGCCGGAGCCGGCCTTTGACATCGGGCCGAAAAACACCGCCTGGGGCGACCCGGAAAAACTCGCCGCCGTGGCCGAGCGCACGATGGACGAGGCGGCGGAGCAAAACCGCCCCTGGTTCCTCATGCTCAACACCTTCGACACCCACGGCATCGATAATAAATCCGCCAGCAAGCTGAAAAATCTCTGGCGTAACCAATACGCCGGGAAGCCCGCCGATCCGCTCACTGCCGAGGAACTCCCTCTCCCGCCCTATCTGGCCGACTCCGAAGTAGCAGCCCCCAACCCGAACCTGATGGAAAACCTCGCCGCCTACTACAACTCCGTCCGCCGGGTGGACGACCTGGTGGCGCGGGCACTCAAGGCCCTCGACGAACGCGGCCTGCGCGAGAACACGATCATCATCTTCACCTCAGATCATGGTCCGGTCTGGCCCCGCGGCAAACAGATGGTTTACGAAGTCAGCCTCCATGTGCCCCTGATCGTGGTGGCCCCCGAGGCCGAGCCCGGCTCGCGACGGACGGAACTGGTCAGTCTCGTCGATATCATGCCCACCATCACAGAACTGGCCGGAGGACAAGCTCCGGAGCTGCCCAGCGACGCCCGCTCGCTGATGCGAACACTGAGCGGAGACGCTCAGCCCCGCGCGGTGATGGGCGGCGAATTTTTCCAGCACTGGGGCCCCAAGGGCTTTTTCCCCAGCTACGCCATCCGCACTGAACGCTACAAGCTCAACCATAATCTATACCCCAAGTGGAACCGCCCCTGGAAGGAGTACCACGACATTCCTTTCATGAATGCACTGCCCGCAGGTACGGACGAGGCCTTTGCCACCGCCTTCCGCCACGCGCTGCGGCCGCCCGAGTTCGAACTGTATGACCTCGAATCCGACCCCTGGGAATACCGTGACCTCTCCGCCGATCCCCGCTACGCAAACGTCCTGAGCGAGCTCAAGCAGCAACTCGCCGACTGGCGTGCGCTTACCGGCGACCCATTCCTGGATCAGCAAGTGCTCGACCAGGCCATCGCCCTGCACCGGGAAACCGCTCGCCAGACCGACAGCCTCGCCCCCGCCGAAGCCCAAGCCGTCCTCGACCAGATGGCCGTGGACCTGAATGCGCTGATGCGCACCGAAACGCCTATCGCCCCTTAG